The window AACAGAACGTTGTATTATTTACAACACGATCACATTTATATAAAATTATCAGAATATGAATTTTTCTTTAGGTACCTAACATTACATATAGAAAAATTGGTAGAGGATCCAAATGCAAAGAAGAATTAACGTAAACGTCTGATCTATATCTGTTCCAGGTCTTGTAGTTCTGTGTGTACTTCTTGCTTTGGCTACGGCCTTCCCTGATGAACAGCAAGCACAAGTTTCAGAAGAGAAGAAGGATGTCGACACCCCAGTTGTAAACTCTGAGGATGCTCAAGAAGTAGGCAAACATCAACCCCATGGCCATCATGACCACGACTGGGACCACCATAACCACCACAATGATGCCTgggatcatcaccaccatcatgatGATCATAACAATGATCACCCCCACCATCATGAAGACCATAATAACGACCATCACCACAATGATAGTGATAATGACAACCACCAGCCTGATCCATCAAACTTGTGCGCAGCCGCCAGATCTGACAGGTGGCACTTGCCCTACCCTCAAGACGTACATAAGTTCGTCAAGTGTGACCTGAACACAGGGAAAGGCACAATCTTCACCTGTCCATCTGATCTCGTTTTCAACCCCGCCATCCAAGTCTGTGCTCATGAGGTGGCCTTCAACTAACTTCCTCATTCAACACTGAAGATACTGATTTTCATAAAAGTATTATGATTTAATCTCAAAATTATTTGTATTTGTTTTCACTCTATAATAAAAAGACTGAGCATTCTATGTAATTTATGTTTCTTATATCAGAATTAAACCTACAATCTATTTAGCAGTGTTCGAGTCCAGGGAAAGAAGAAACTCCCAAATATCTCATTTCTGAAAAATTTCAACGTCGTCTGCTGGTCTTGTTAATAGAAGTTTGGAAATAGCACTACGCAGAAATAAAGTCTGCTAAGTATGCCTTTGGTTTTACATTTTTTACAGCTATCCTCGATAAATCTGTCAGAAACTTATCTCGATGTACAACAGGAAGAAATATTCTTTATTAGCAAAGAAACGAAGTATGTTGACGATCTACATGACTTCCAGAAGACCGTCTCTATGGCAAATgagaaaagaaacaaagaaaatcgAACTTAAATTTTATCAATATTCttaataataaaacataaatatCTGAAACATCTAAATTTTGCCGCAGTTTGCATTGTCAAGTTATGAAGTGAGGTGCAATATCTGTACCGGAACGGCTAGTGTCATTAGTTGTCGTTCTCGGgcgtccgggttagattcccagtacaggcagaaatttaagaatgtcaggagtgCTGGTATTTGGTTGAAATGGTCATGCAGTTCAccaccattgggggtgtgcctgaaaagagctgaaccacctctggatgaggacacaatttcactagtccggctccatggctaaatggttagtgtgttggcctttggtcacaggagacccgctttcgattcccggcagggtcggaaattttaaccataattggttaattccgctggcacagggactgggtgtatgcgccgtcttcatcatcatttcctcctcatcacgcccaggtcgcctacgtgcgtcaaatcaaaacacttgtaccaggcctgtccggaggccacacggcatttaatCAATATTTTAGTAAGAATATTAAGTGTAGAGTCCTTCGGATCACTCGAAGAGGCAAGCAATGTGAGTCAAATCAAAGTACCTGCAAACTGAACTGaagctatacgattattattattattattattattattattatttttattattattattattattattaatgcatctGCATCTATGGATCagcggtagaatgtcggcctccggatcccaccagagcaggttcaaacccgggagaggtagtcggattcttTGAAGGGCAGAAATAAGTCcatgcgacactccatgtcgtacaatgtagGCATGCAAATGATCTTtcgtgacacattcggtgttcacgcgaaaaaatgtcattaaaactcagccatagacgaccAAGAGAGATTTGATTTATTCTGCCacctagtaggtctagagtaaaacggaacgtcgaaattgacgagcggacAGCTACTtcgcgtcaaattgaaatgtcatgtctgcacacggtagctgaggccgaattcttcttcttcttcttctttcttcgttatgcccattcatagagcgcgtttgaacttgttagttggtttaatggtttgtgccttcttatcctcccaaaatctcttcatgaatgcactgtgttgcatcttgcgttctgtcgaccacttcctaccagttgtcttttttggtttctccctaaatttgtgattggctacttttattctaaaagctccacgattttccatgatgtcatctgtgatatttatttcttggaggtccgccttagtttcttctagccattttattttgaccttctttgagttgattactttgaataatcttttagttagtctgtcgttgttcattctgtagatatggccatagaaattaaggcgccttttccgtacggcatcagtaaacctgtcggtgaaggagtagaggtccgctgttctcctcttaatccacattctattattattatt is drawn from Anabrus simplex isolate iqAnaSimp1 chromosome 1, ASM4041472v1, whole genome shotgun sequence and contains these coding sequences:
- the LOC136874067 gene encoding trigger factor isoform X2: MRGLVVLCVLLALATAFPDEQQAQVSEEKKDVDTPVVNSEDAQEVGKHQPHGHHDHDWDHHNHHNDAWDHHHHHEDHNNDHHHNDSDNDNHQPDPSNLCAAARSDRWHLPYPQDVHKFVKCDLNTGKGTIFTCPSDLVFNPAIQVCAHEVAFN
- the LOC136874067 gene encoding C-module-binding factor A isoform X1, with protein sequence MRGLVVLCVLLALATAFPDEQQAQVSEEKKDVDTPVVNSEDAQEVGKHQPHGHHDHDWDHHNHHNDAWDHHHHHDDHNNDHPHHHEDHNNDHHHNDSDNDNHQPDPSNLCAAARSDRWHLPYPQDVHKFVKCDLNTGKGTIFTCPSDLVFNPAIQVCAHEVAFN